The proteins below come from a single Candidatus Polarisedimenticolia bacterium genomic window:
- a CDS encoding sensor domain-containing diguanylate cyclase, with translation MEIASATAGAEDLDTVLEKIAESLRRLFPVDGAALGLVEGDSVMVREVLKRGEKAPRDPERLPGDASHLMGWVIRNDKPMWRNDVTAEMRFAESVKQKNLKSDMTIPLRARGRVMGAFRVACTRRHAFDPEDFEVLKRCADMTAVAVETQRLLMATKRLAELDGVTGVFNHRHFRSLLDQEIDRARRLDRPVALVMIDIDNFKRFNDTYGHQAGDDVLRHVAQLVARVLRRSDAVARYGGEEFVALLPDAEAPDALTVAEKMRTEIEKNPLTLPGMLRPLHVSASLGAASFPADAINGPDLVAAADRGLYHAKRTGKNRVCHAGAATGAG, from the coding sequence CCGTCCTGGAGAAGATCGCCGAGTCGCTCCGCCGGCTCTTCCCGGTGGACGGCGCCGCCCTGGGGCTCGTCGAGGGGGACAGCGTCATGGTGCGCGAGGTGCTGAAGCGGGGGGAGAAGGCGCCGCGCGATCCCGAGCGCCTTCCGGGCGACGCGTCCCACCTCATGGGCTGGGTCATCCGGAACGACAAGCCGATGTGGCGCAACGACGTCACGGCCGAGATGCGCTTCGCCGAGAGCGTGAAGCAGAAGAACCTCAAGAGTGACATGACCATTCCCTTGCGGGCTCGCGGCCGGGTGATGGGGGCCTTCCGCGTCGCCTGCACGAGGCGGCACGCCTTCGATCCCGAGGACTTCGAGGTCCTCAAGCGCTGCGCCGACATGACCGCCGTGGCGGTCGAGACCCAGCGCCTCCTCATGGCCACCAAGCGGCTGGCGGAGCTGGACGGTGTGACGGGGGTCTTCAACCACCGCCACTTCCGGAGCCTTCTCGACCAGGAGATCGATCGGGCGCGCCGCCTCGATCGACCGGTCGCCCTCGTCATGATCGACATCGACAATTTCAAGCGGTTCAACGACACCTACGGCCACCAGGCCGGTGACGATGTGCTCCGTCACGTCGCGCAGCTCGTCGCCCGCGTCCTGCGCCGCTCGGACGCCGTGGCGCGTTACGGCGGCGAGGAATTCGTCGCCCTGCTGCCGGACGCCGAGGCGCCCGACGCCCTGACGGTGGCCGAAAAGATGCGGACCGAAATCGAGAAGAACCCGCTCACCCTGCCCGGCATGCTGCGCCCCCTGCATGTCTCCGCCAGCCTGGGAGCGGCGTCGTTCCCCGCCGATGCCATCAACGGCCCGGACCTGGTGGCCGCCGCCGACCGGGGCCTGTACCACGCCAAGCGAACGGGGAAGAACCGCGTCTGCCATGCGGGCGCGGCGACCGGGGCGGGGTGA